The DNA region CGGGGGGCTGGGGTCTCCGCTGGCCCTGTACCTGGCCGCGGCCGGAGTAGGGCGTCTGACCCTTATAGACGATGACCGGGTCGAACGCTCCAATCTTCAGCGCCAGATTCTGCACAGCGATCACCTGGTCGGGCACTTCAAGACCGAATCGGCGGCCGCCCGCCTGCATGCACTCAACCCGGAAATCGAGATCGAAACGGTCAACGCCCGCCTGCGGCAGGACAATGCCGATGAGCTGCTTGCGGGACATGATGTCGTGGTTGACGGTTCGGACAACTTTCCGACCCGCTACCTGCTCAATGAGGTCTGCATTCGCCTGGGCCTGCCACTGGTCTATGGTGCGGTGTTGCGATTTTCCGGCCAGGTTGGCGTGTTCCATCCCACCCACCGGGGTGCCTGCTATTGCTGCCTGTTTCCCGAGCCGCCCTTACCTGAAGATGCTCCGAGCTGTGCCGAAGCTGGTGTACTCGGTGTCATGCCTGGCGTGATCGGCACCCTGCAGGCCGCCGAAGTGCTCAAACTGTTGCTTGGTATCGGCGATCCGCTGATCTCGAGACTGTTGCACTACGATGCCCTGAAACCGGATTTCCGGATCACGCGGCTGGTTCCCGATCCCGAATGCAGGGTTTGTGGCGGTCTTTCAGGAGCAAGGTCAGAGACGTCGTGAGGTCAGATGTTGCTGAATGGTGTTGACCAGTCCGGGGTCGTCGGGCAGCACCGTGGGTGACCAGTGCTCCACCAGGTCGCCGCGCCGGTCAAACAGATACTTGGTGAAACTCTCGCGCGGCAGAACGGCCGCGCTGCGTTCCTGGACCATATCCCTGAACAGCGGGTGCATGTCGCGTCCGGTCACGGCATAGCGCTGGGTGACGAAGAAGTTGTGGGGATAGTTCTCCCGCAGAAACTCGGCGATTTCGTCTTCATTGCGCGGTTCTTCGTCGAAATCGGTGCAGGGGATGGTCAGCACTCGCAGCCCGGCATCCCGGTTGAGCGCATACAGGCTCTGTAGCCGGCTCAGTTGTGGTGTGAAGCGGCTTTCGGTAGCAATATTGACGATCAGAAACGGCATGTTGCGATGCCGGTCGAGGTAAATCCGGTTCCCGTCCAGGGCCAGGAAATGATGATTGAACAGGTTCACGTTGCCTCCCTATGCAGTGGGTACTCTTGTGCCGAGGTAATAGTACAATATGCCACCTCATGGACAGTCCTGCCAGAATACTCGACGGTCGCCAGGTGTCCGGCCGCCTGATCGAGAATGTGGCCGCCGCCGTGGCGGCTCATGTCGACCGGGGCAAGCGTGCCCCCGGCCTTGCCGTGGTGTTGGTCGGCGACGATCCGGCCTCCGAAGTCTACGTTGCCCACAAGATCAAGGCCTGCGAGCGCGCCGGCATCGTCTCGGCCACGCATCGCCTGGCCCATGGCACGGGGCGTGGCGAACTTCTGGCCCTGATCGACATGCTCAACGAGGACGATTCGGTGGACGGCATTCTGGTGCAGTTGCCGCTGCCGGCGCACCTGGACGAGCGCGAGGTCACCCGGCGTATCCGCCCGGACAAGGATGTTGACGGTTTTCATCCGGTCAACATGGGGCGTCTGGCCGTGCGCGATCCGGGCCTGCGCCCGTGTACACCACGTGGCGTAATGACGCTGCTGGCGGCTCACGGTATCGATACCAAGGGCATGGACGCCCTGGTCGTGGGTGCATCCAATATCGTCGGTCGGCCACTGGCGCTGGAGTTGCTGCTGGCCGGTGCGACCGTCACGGTCGCTCATCGCTTTACCCGGGATCTCCAGCGGCAGGTCGGCAATGCCGAAATCCTGTTTGTGGCCGTGGGCAAACCGGACCTGATCGATCCGCAATGGATTCGCGAGGGCACCATTGTGGTCGATATCGGCATCACCCGCGATGACAATGGTCGCATACGGGGTGATCTCGACTACGATGCGGCAGCCCTGCGGGCAGCATGGATCACACCCGTACCGGGTGGCGTCGGGCCCATGACGGTGGCCACCCTGCTGCAGAACACCGCCGAGGCGGCCGGCCTGGTAGTACGCGCGCCCTGAGTCAGGACGGCGCCGTTGTTTTCCTGCGAAACAGCAGCGCGGGCGTCTTGATCAGTTCGTAGATCAGTAGCGCGACAATGATACCGACACCGGTGTAGACAAGTGATGGGGCATCGACCGGAATGGCCGGGGTGAAGTGCTCCCAGGCGCGTCGGGCGACATCCTGATCGGCATGCTGAAGCATGATCACCGGCTGCAGCAGCGGATTGGCTTCGGAAATCGCACGGTAGGCCTGCTCGAGCTCGACGACACGGCCTGAAAACTCTGCCAGTGCCGCTTCGCGGTCGGGCAGTCCGAGCTGACTGAGCCAGTCGCCACGCTCGATCATGCTCACTGCCCGCCGGGCCTCGTCCAGATGTCCGCCCAACCGCTGCAGGTAGGCCTGGGTGAAGGCGGGTGCCTGGCTGAGCCCCATGCCACCACCGGCGCCACAGCATGCACTGCCCAGATTGTCGAACTTGCGAGTCAACCAGCTCATGGCTGTGCATTCTTGCCTGACAGGCGGTTCATGTCCAGTTTGCTGGATGTGACGGACAGGCGGCGGGCCAATGGATGAAAAGGCGTCATTCGGCGTCGTACGCCGGCTCCGTCGTCAGCTTAAAGAGGTAGTAGCGGATGGCAATCCAGTCATACAGGGCGTGGATGAGAATCGGAACAAGCAGGTTGCCGGTTGCCAGATAGATCCAGCCCAGGTACGCCCCCATCAAGGTGGCGATGATGAAATAGGCGCGGGTGACTGCGTGAACCAGTCCGAAGAGCACGGCTGCAATCAGTAAAGCGGGAATCGGTCCGAGGAGAAGATCGAGGCCGTCCTGGATGAATCCCCGGAACAGCAACTCTTCGCCGATGCCGGCCAGGGCGGCAACCAGTACGACACTGCCTCGTGGTGCCCGCCGGAACAACAGCTTGATGAGCTGATTGACAACGGCGTGGATTTCGCGCGCCCAGGCCCAATTCAGATGACGCATGAACAGCAGGGGCAGCAGCAGCGGTACGGTAAGTGTCACGGCCAGCGCAAGGGCCGGCAGGCTCCATTCCATTGATGCCCAGGGCGTCAACCCGAACAGCAGGCACAATGCCACGGCCAGCACAACCAGGCCGCCCTGAAAGATCAGGGCGGCCCTGAGGGGATGACGCATGGGTGCGTTCAGCTCTGGTCCGAGTCAGCGGCTTTCCCGGCAGTGCTCGCGTTGTCCTCGGAGCCGGCCGATGCCGACTTGCTGGCGGCGCGCTTCTTTCCGGCCTTCTTCTTTCCGGTCTTGGCGGCTTTCTTCCGGGTCCCCTTCTTGCGCGTGGTCTTCTTGCCGGTCGGGGCCTTGTCTCCACGCTCCAGCATGGCGGCCACGCCCATGCCGCCGGCCGTGCAAATGGAAATCAGTCCACGCCCCGAGCCCGCCTGTTCCAGGGTATGAGCCAGGGTGGAGAGAATGCGCGCGCCGGTCGCGGCGAACGGGTGACCAATGGCCACTGAGCCGCCGTGGACGTTCATCCGGCTGGTGTCGATACTGCCCAGGGGCTTGTCCAGGCCCAGCCGTTGGCGACAGTAGCGTTCGGATTCCCAGGCTTTCAGCGTGCACAGGACCTGGGCTGCAAACGCTTCGTGGATTTCGTAGAAGTCGAAGTCCTGCAGTTTCAGTCCGGCCTGTTGAAGCATTTCGGCCACGGCGACCGTGGGCGCCATCAGCAGGCCTTCATCGCCGTTGACAAAGTCCACCGAGGCGGTCCGTCCCAGGGTCAGCCAGGCCGTGACCGGAAGATCGTTTTCCCTGGCCCATTCTTCAGAGGCCAGCAGCACGGCGGCTGCGCCGTCGGTCAGGGTGCTGGAGTTGCCGGCGGTCAGCGTGCCTTGCTTGGAACGGTCGAAAACCGGCTTGAGTCCGGACAGCTTGTTAAGCGAGGTGTCCGGGCGCACGATGTTGTCGCGCATGGCGCCGGCATGCGACTGCACCAGGGGGTCGAAGAATCCGGAATCCCAGGCTCTTGCTGCCTTCTGGTGGCTGTCGAGAGTGAGTTCATCCTGCTCCTTGCGGGTCACCTGCCACTCGCGGGCCATGCGTTCGCAGTGCTGGCCCATGGACAGTCCGGTGCGAGGTTCGGCATTGCGTGGCGGCTGGGGCGTCAGTTCGCCGGGCCGGAAGCCCTTGAACACCTTGAGGCGTTCTCCCAGGCTGCGTGCCTTCGACAGCTTGACCAGTCGTTGGGCAAAGCGGCGCTGAAAGACGATGGGAGCGTCCGAGGTGGTATCGGTGCCCCCGACGATGGCGCAGTCGATCTGCCCGGCGGCAATCTGTCCGCCTGCCATCAGGGCGGCCTGCAGACTGGTCCCGCAGGCCTGCTGCAGGGTAATGCCCGGGGTCAGCGGCGAAAGCGAGGTCGACATCACCGCTTCGCGCGCCAGGTTCCAGTCCTTGGAGTGGGTGGTCACGGCGCCGGCGACGACCTGGTCGACTCGCTTTCCTTCCAGTCCGAAGCGATCAACAACGCCTTGTATGGCGGCACTGAGCATGTCCAGGTTGGACTGCTCGGCATACAGGGTGTTCGAGCGGCAGAAGGGAATCCGGCTGCCGCCGATGATGGCGATCCTGCGCAGGCTGCTGTCGGTCATCAGGATGGCTCCTTGTTGGATTGCTCGCTGCTCCCGGCAGCGCGGGATTCGAGATAGTGCATGGGTCCGCCGCGGAAGGGGGCGAACCCGGTACCGAAGATCATGCCGGCATCCAGGAGTTCGGCCGATTCGACCACCTGGTCGTCAAGACAGGCGCGGCACTCGTCGAAATAGGGTTGCATCAGCTGTTCTGCCAGCTTGTCGAGATCGTGCCCCTGGGCCGCTGCCGAGTCACGTTCGGGCTTGCCTTTCTTCCACTGATAGAAACCTTCGCCGGACTTCTTGCCCAGCTTTCCGGCCTCGACCATTTCTTCGAGTACCTTTTGATCCTCTCCGGCCGACTCACCCATCAGGGTCTTGATGACCCCCAGGCCGACATCCAGGCCCACGGTATCGGCGAGCTCAACCGGCCCCATGGGCATGCCGAACTGCTCGGCGGCCTTGTCCAGCGCTTCCTTCGGCACCCCTTCGCGGTGCATTTTCATGGCATTGCGCATGTAGGGCGCAAGCACTCGATTGACCAGAAACCCTGGAGTGGAGGCCACCGGCAGGGCGTACTTGCCGATCTGGGTGGCGAAGCTGGAGCCGTCATTGACCCTCTCCTGGCTGGTGCCGGGGTCGTGCACGATCTCGACCAGCGGCATCTTGGCCACGGGATTGAAAAAGTGCAGGCCGATCAGGCGCGCCGGGTCGTCGAGCACATCGGACAACTCGCTCAAGGGTATGGCCGAGGTGTTGGTTGCCAGCAGTGCATGCTTGGGTGCCTTTCGATTGACCTCGGCAAACAGATCGCGCTTGGCGTCCCGGTCTTCGAAAATAGCCTCGATCACGACATCGGCTCGTGCCAGACCCTGGCCCTCGACATCGGCCAGCAGGCGGCTGCGGGCCGCGGCCACGGCGGTGGGTGTCTTAAGCTTGCGTTTGAACAGCTTGCCGGCGCGCTTGATGGCCGGCTCGATGTACTTCAACTCGCGATCCTGCAGGGTCACTTCCAGGCCACGCGAGGCGCACCAGGCGGCGATATCCCCGCCCATCACCCCGGCACCGATGACATGGACGCGTCGGGCACGGAAATCCGAGCGCTTGCCCTGGGCCTTGAGCGTTTCCATCAGGCGAAACACGCGCCGCAGGTTGCGCGAGGTGTCTCCGGCCAGTAACCGGGGTACCTTTTTGCCCTCGATGCGGATCATCTCCGATGCTGAATGGCCGGCAGCCTCGAAGGCATCGATCAGTTCATAGGGCGCCGGGTAGTGCTCCTTGCGTGCCTTGGCTGCGGTCTGCTTGCGCATCTGGCCGGCCAGGAAACGACGCACTGGAGTCCAGGTCGTGGCGCGTGCCAGCAGTCCCGGCCGGGCAGAACGCTTTTTCTTCAGCACTGCGGCGCGCGCGGCCCAGCGCAGGGAACCGTGGGGGCTGACGGTCTGGTCGATCAGACCCATGGCGCGGGCGGCGCGGGGCCGGAGCATGCGGCCGGTGAGCATGATCTGCATCGCCTTGAGTCCACCCATGGCGCGAATGCTGCGCCCGGAACCGCCAAAGCCGGGGTAGATGCCCAGATTGACTTCCGGGAAACCGACGCGGGTGTGGTCGGCGTCCAGCGCGATGCGCCAGTCAAAGCACAGGGACAGTTCCAGGCCACCGCCGAGGCAGTAGCCTTCGAAAGCCACCACGGTCGGGAAGGGCAGGTCTTCGATGCGCTTGAACAGTTCGTGGACACGGCGAACGTTGTCTTCGAGCTCCGAGACATTTTCCGTGGCGTCAAACTCGCGCACATCGGCGCCGACGATGAACGATTTCGGCTTGCCCGACATCAGCACCAGCCCCGTAGGGCGATCTGATTCCAGCCGGACGACGAGCTGATCGAGTTCGCTCAGAACCTCGGTTCCGAGGCTGTTGACCTTCTCGTCGCTGCGATCCAGGTAAAGCCAGGCGACGCCATCGATATCGGTTTCCAGGCGCCAGTGCTTGCAGGTATTGCCCTCGGAGACTTTGGCGGACATCCTCGATTCACTCCATTCCGGTGCGTATGGGTTTAGTGTACCTCGCCATTCATGGACGTGCCGGGCCATCCAGAATTCCGATGCCGAATTCCTCGAGCAGTTCAACCAGGGCAATCAGAGGGAGGCCGATCAATGCCGTTGGGTCCTGGTTGTCGATCGATTCGGCCAGCGCGATACCCAGCGATTCGCTCTTCATGGCACCGGCACAGTCCAGCGGACGATCGCGCTCGACATAGCTTTTGATCTGCTCTGCCGACAGGTTCTTGACCCGGACCCGCGTCGGTATGTTCCGAACTGCCTCCCGGACGCCCTGAATCACGGCCACCGAGGTATGAAATACAACTTCCCGACCGCTGCAGTCGCGCAGCTGGGCTGCGGCACGCTCGGGCGTTCCGGGCTTGCCGAGTTGCCGGCCCTCGCAGTCGGCGACCTGGTCCGAGCCGATGACGATAGCGTCGGGCTTGATGCGGCTGACGGCGCGAGCCTTGAGCAAGGCCAGACGCTGGGCCAATTCAGCACTGGATGCGGCGGTTTCGGCCGCCTCGTCGATATCGGGTGCAAGCACGCTGAAGGGCAGGCCCAGTCGTTCGAGCAGTTGGCGGCGGTAGGGTGACCCGGAAGCCAGTATCAGCTTCGATCGGGTCGGTTCGGGAGGTGGGTTGGCAGTGCGCTCTGGCATGCAATAGGAAGATTGTGGTGAGTTGTTTTGCAATGATATAATGCCCGGCTTATGTCGCGAGATTTCCCCGACTGGGTTCAGGCAGACAAGGCAGCGGCCGCCCGACGCGAGTTTTCCGGCACAGTGCCGCTGAAACGATTTCAGCGACTGGCCGGCATGATAGCTGATCCGGGCGAAGCCGAAGTGGCTTTCGAGCTGTCCTTTGGCCATGACGAACAGCGTCAGGTGCGGGTGGAAGTGCGGGTCACCGGTGAGGTGCCCCTGGTCTGCCAGCGTACGTTGCGGACGTTTGCCCATGCCCTCGACAGTCAGTCGGTGGTGGGCATTGTCGGCACTGATCGCGAAGCCGAGTCATTGCCGGAAGACTACGAACCGTTGCTGATCAGTGAAGGACGCGTTGAGCTGGCAGCGCTGATCGAAGAAGAGTTGATGCTCGGGCTGCCACTGGTGCCGGTTGATCCAGCCTCCAGTCGCATCGGCCAGGATGACGAGGCAGCAGCTGATACGCACCGGCCGTTTGCCGGTTTGGCGAAGCTGAAGAAGCATCGTGACCAGGATTGATTGTTTTACTTGATGGAGTGACTGAACATGGCTGTTCAAAAGAATCGCAAGACCCCTTCAAAGCGCGGCATGCGGCGTTCGCATGACAGTCTGCGCAACCCGACCCTGTCGGAAGACCCCACGACCGGCGAGATCCACCGCCGTCATCACGTGTCTGCCGAAGGCTTTTATCGTGGTCGTCAGGTCGTCGAGGTGGCGCCGGAAATCGACGACGAAGAGCTTGAGGAAGCCCAGGACTGACTCCTGGCGGTAGCTTTCGCTGCCCCTGCTCATGTCTGAAAACCGGGAGACCTGCATTGCCGTCGACGCCATGAGCGGAGACGGCGCTTGCCGTGTGACTGTTCCCGGGGCGCTGCGCGCCCTGCGCGCCGACCCGCGGCTGCGGCTGGTGCTGGTGGGTGAGCCGGATGCCATCACTAATACGCTCGGGGCCGCGGGTCGCGACTTGAGAGATCGTATAGAGGTGGAACCGGCCACATCGACGCTGCCCATGGAGGTGGGAGCGGCCAGGGCGCTGCGCAGTGGTCGGGGAAGCAGCATGCAGCATGCACTGGAGCTGGCCGTGTCCGGGCGTGCCCGGGCCGTGGTCAGCGGTGGCAACACCGGTGCCCTGATGGCGCTTTCCCGTCAAGCCATGGGTATGCTGCCGGGTATCGAGCGTCCCGCCCTGATGGCTGCCATTCCCGGTGTCGGGGAATCGGTTTGGATGCTGGATCTTGGCGCCAATGTCGGTGTCGATGCCCAGCGACTGCTCGAGTTTGCCCGGCTGGGCGGAATCGCGGTTCGCGTACTAAGCGGGCGGGAGCCGCGTGTCGGTCTGCTCAATATCGGCCATGAGCCCTCCAAGGGCCCTGACGTGCTGCGCGAAGCGGCTCGCCTCATGGAGGCCGAACACGACGTCAATTACTGCGGCTTCGTGGAAGCCGACGGCGTATTCAGTGGCGTGGTGGATCTGCTGGTATGTGACGGATTCGCCGGCAACGTCCTGCTGAAGTCGGCCGAGGGCATGGCACGTCTGATGTTTGCCCGGATGCGTCAATCACTGGGCAGGGGGCCGGCGGGCTGGCTGGCGGCCCGGCATCTCAAGGCGCTGCATGACAGGCTTGATCCTGCCGTGCATAATGGAGCCCCGCTGCTGGGTGTGCAGGGCACGGTGATCAAGAGTCACGGCAGTGCCTGCGAGCGTGGTTTTGAAGCAGCCATCGCCCTGGCGGCCCTGGAGGCGCGGCGTGATCTTGTCTCCCGGCTGGAGCAGCAGCTCTGGGCGAGCTATTAGTTGCCGCGAGCAACATAAACGTACTGGTTGA from Wenzhouxiangella sp. AB-CW3 includes:
- the plsX gene encoding phosphate acyltransferase PlsX — encoded protein: MSENRETCIAVDAMSGDGACRVTVPGALRALRADPRLRLVLVGEPDAITNTLGAAGRDLRDRIEVEPATSTLPMEVGAARALRSGRGSSMQHALELAVSGRARAVVSGGNTGALMALSRQAMGMLPGIERPALMAAIPGVGESVWMLDLGANVGVDAQRLLEFARLGGIAVRVLSGREPRVGLLNIGHEPSKGPDVLREAARLMEAEHDVNYCGFVEADGVFSGVVDLLVCDGFAGNVLLKSAEGMARLMFARMRQSLGRGPAGWLAARHLKALHDRLDPAVHNGAPLLGVQGTVIKSHGSACERGFEAAIALAALEARRDLVSRLEQQLWASY
- a CDS encoding CPBP family intramembrane glutamic endopeptidase, with translation MRHPLRAALIFQGGLVVLAVALCLLFGLTPWASMEWSLPALALAVTLTVPLLLPLLFMRHLNWAWAREIHAVVNQLIKLLFRRAPRGSVVLVAALAGIGEELLFRGFIQDGLDLLLGPIPALLIAAVLFGLVHAVTRAYFIIATLMGAYLGWIYLATGNLLVPILIHALYDWIAIRYYLFKLTTEPAYDAE
- a CDS encoding Maf family protein produces the protein MPERTANPPPEPTRSKLILASGSPYRRQLLERLGLPFSVLAPDIDEAAETAASSAELAQRLALLKARAVSRIKPDAIVIGSDQVADCEGRQLGKPGTPERAAAQLRDCSGREVVFHTSVAVIQGVREAVRNIPTRVRVKNLSAEQIKSYVERDRPLDCAGAMKSESLGIALAESIDNQDPTALIGLPLIALVELLEEFGIGILDGPARP
- a CDS encoding YceD family protein, translated to MSRDFPDWVQADKAAAARREFSGTVPLKRFQRLAGMIADPGEAEVAFELSFGHDEQRQVRVEVRVTGEVPLVCQRTLRTFAHALDSQSVVGIVGTDREAESLPEDYEPLLISEGRVELAALIEEELMLGLPLVPVDPASSRIGQDDEAAADTHRPFAGLAKLKKHRDQD
- a CDS encoding acetyl-CoA C-acetyltransferase, translating into MTDSSLRRIAIIGGSRIPFCRSNTLYAEQSNLDMLSAAIQGVVDRFGLEGKRVDQVVAGAVTTHSKDWNLAREAVMSTSLSPLTPGITLQQACGTSLQAALMAGGQIAAGQIDCAIVGGTDTTSDAPIVFQRRFAQRLVKLSKARSLGERLKVFKGFRPGELTPQPPRNAEPRTGLSMGQHCERMAREWQVTRKEQDELTLDSHQKAARAWDSGFFDPLVQSHAGAMRDNIVRPDTSLNKLSGLKPVFDRSKQGTLTAGNSSTLTDGAAAVLLASEEWARENDLPVTAWLTLGRTASVDFVNGDEGLLMAPTVAVAEMLQQAGLKLQDFDFYEIHEAFAAQVLCTLKAWESERYCRQRLGLDKPLGSIDTSRMNVHGGSVAIGHPFAATGARILSTLAHTLEQAGSGRGLISICTAGGMGVAAMLERGDKAPTGKKTTRKKGTRKKAAKTGKKKAGKKRAASKSASAGSEDNASTAGKAADSDQS
- a CDS encoding DUF2937 family protein, translating into MSWLTRKFDNLGSACCGAGGGMGLSQAPAFTQAYLQRLGGHLDEARRAVSMIERGDWLSQLGLPDREAALAEFSGRVVELEQAYRAISEANPLLQPVIMLQHADQDVARRAWEHFTPAIPVDAPSLVYTGVGIIVALLIYELIKTPALLFRRKTTAPS
- the folD gene encoding bifunctional methylenetetrahydrofolate dehydrogenase/methenyltetrahydrofolate cyclohydrolase FolD, with the protein product MDSPARILDGRQVSGRLIENVAAAVAAHVDRGKRAPGLAVVLVGDDPASEVYVAHKIKACERAGIVSATHRLAHGTGRGELLALIDMLNEDDSVDGILVQLPLPAHLDEREVTRRIRPDKDVDGFHPVNMGRLAVRDPGLRPCTPRGVMTLLAAHGIDTKGMDALVVGASNIVGRPLALELLLAGATVTVAHRFTRDLQRQVGNAEILFVAVGKPDLIDPQWIREGTIVVDIGITRDDNGRIRGDLDYDAAALRAAWITPVPGGVGPMTVATLLQNTAEAAGLVVRAP
- the rpmF gene encoding 50S ribosomal protein L32, translating into MAVQKNRKTPSKRGMRRSHDSLRNPTLSEDPTTGEIHRRHHVSAEGFYRGRQVVEVAPEIDDEELEEAQD
- a CDS encoding glutathione peroxidase gives rise to the protein MNLFNHHFLALDGNRIYLDRHRNMPFLIVNIATESRFTPQLSRLQSLYALNRDAGLRVLTIPCTDFDEEPRNEDEIAEFLRENYPHNFFVTQRYAVTGRDMHPLFRDMVQERSAAVLPRESFTKYLFDRRGDLVEHWSPTVLPDDPGLVNTIQQHLTSRRL
- the moeB gene encoding molybdopterin-synthase adenylyltransferase MoeB, yielding MSDASKENADRLSDYLESVKRQVPAVGPERAREMVDDGALLIDVRESWELADGVVPDALAIERGMLELEIAQHVPEPDRPLIVMCAGGDRSALSAFSLARMGYQQVSNLNGGFNAWQAAGLAVETPRRLDEAAWRRYLRHLAIPGVGQDGQQRLLDSRVFVTGAGGLGSPLALYLAAAGVGRLTLIDDDRVERSNLQRQILHSDHLVGHFKTESAAARLHALNPEIEIETVNARLRQDNADELLAGHDVVVDGSDNFPTRYLLNEVCIRLGLPLVYGAVLRFSGQVGVFHPTHRGACYCCLFPEPPLPEDAPSCAEAGVLGVMPGVIGTLQAAEVLKLLLGIGDPLISRLLHYDALKPDFRITRLVPDPECRVCGGLSGARSETS
- a CDS encoding 3-hydroxyacyl-CoA dehydrogenase NAD-binding domain-containing protein, whose protein sequence is MSAKVSEGNTCKHWRLETDIDGVAWLYLDRSDEKVNSLGTEVLSELDQLVVRLESDRPTGLVLMSGKPKSFIVGADVREFDATENVSELEDNVRRVHELFKRIEDLPFPTVVAFEGYCLGGGLELSLCFDWRIALDADHTRVGFPEVNLGIYPGFGGSGRSIRAMGGLKAMQIMLTGRMLRPRAARAMGLIDQTVSPHGSLRWAARAAVLKKKRSARPGLLARATTWTPVRRFLAGQMRKQTAAKARKEHYPAPYELIDAFEAAGHSASEMIRIEGKKVPRLLAGDTSRNLRRVFRLMETLKAQGKRSDFRARRVHVIGAGVMGGDIAAWCASRGLEVTLQDRELKYIEPAIKRAGKLFKRKLKTPTAVAAARSRLLADVEGQGLARADVVIEAIFEDRDAKRDLFAEVNRKAPKHALLATNTSAIPLSELSDVLDDPARLIGLHFFNPVAKMPLVEIVHDPGTSQERVNDGSSFATQIGKYALPVASTPGFLVNRVLAPYMRNAMKMHREGVPKEALDKAAEQFGMPMGPVELADTVGLDVGLGVIKTLMGESAGEDQKVLEEMVEAGKLGKKSGEGFYQWKKGKPERDSAAAQGHDLDKLAEQLMQPYFDECRACLDDQVVESAELLDAGMIFGTGFAPFRGGPMHYLESRAAGSSEQSNKEPS